A window of Equus caballus isolate H_3958 breed thoroughbred chromosome 10, TB-T2T, whole genome shotgun sequence contains these coding sequences:
- the ZNF667 gene encoding zinc finger protein 667 isoform X6, with protein sequence MAEPRSESTIRRCNVGELPDPGLSWTFLSEAKCDHLIGERESALDGGASEETPGLGPRGFFSDIYDSGSKCETKKLPPNQCNKSRQSIYQKPVSVPQKVSTGKRGCKKNSVLVKPKKVHSGKKSLKCNDCGKIFSQSLSLKLHQNSHTGEKPYECSNCRKAFRQISSLILHQRIHNRRKSHKCDKCGESFIQRTTLILHGKTHDGKETFDCGKALSQCPSLSIHQKMHFVENVHQCRKCGKAFIRMSSLLLHRKIHNGKKVHKCSVCGRGFSKKSVLVTHERIHTGEKTHESGKTLSQSLQQRSHHLENPYKCRKCGKSFNRISSIMLHQRIHTSEKPYKCDKCEKVFRRPSTLILHLRLHVGKKLYRCNKCEKICNRHSSLIQHQKVHTKKKKLFECKECGKMFSGTANLKIHQNVHSEEKPFKCNKCSKVFGRQSFLIEHQRIHTGEKPYQCEECGKAFSHRISLTRHKRIHSEDRPYECDQCGKAFSQSAHLAQHERIHTGEKPYTCKTCGKSFSQRTSLILHERSHTGEKPYECNECGKAFSSGSDLIRHQRSHSSEKPYECRKCGKAYSRSSSLIRHQNSHSEGKA encoded by the exons ATGGCTGAGCCCCGTTCAGAAAGCACTATACGAAGATGTAATGTTGGAGAACTACCAGACCCTGGCCTCTCTTG GACTTTCCTTTCGGAGGCCAAATGTGATCACCTTATTGGAGAAAGGGAAAGCGCCCTGGATGGTGGAGCCAGTGAGGAGACGCCGGGGCTTGG CCCAAGAGGATTTTTCTCCGATATTTATG ACTCAGGGTCTAAGTGTGAGACCAAGAAGTTACCTCCAAATCAGTGCAACAAATCTAGGCAAAGCATCTATCAGAAACCAGTTTCTGTGCCACAAAAAGTTTCCACAGGAAAGAGGGGCTGCAAGAAAAATTCAGTCCTGGTAAAACCCAAGAAAGTGCATTCAGggaagaaatctttaaaatgtaatgaCTGTGGGAAAATCTTTAGTCAAAGCTTATCTCTTAAACTTCATCAGAACTCTCATACAGGAGAGAAGCCTTATGAATGCAGTAATTGTAGAAAAGCTTTCAGGCAGATCTCATCCCTCATTcttcatcagagaattcacaatCGGAGGAAAAGCCATAAATGTGATAAATGTGGGGAAAGCTTCATTCAAAGAACAACCCTCATTCTACATGGGAAAACTCATGATGGAAAGGAAACCTTTGACTGTGGGAAGGCCTTGAGTCAATGCCCATCTCTCAGTATCCATCAGAAAATGCACTTTGTTGAGAATGTCCACCAGTGCAgaaaatgtgggaaagccttcattcGAATGTCATCCCTTTTACTTCATAGGAAAATTCACAATGGAAAGAAAGTACATAAATGCAGTGTATGTGGGAGAGGCTTCAGTAAGAAATCAGTCCTTGTTacacatgaaagaattcatactggagagaaaacCCATGAAAGTGGGAAGACCTTAAGTCAGAGTCTACAGCAGAGAAGTCACCATTTAGAGAATCCTTATAAATGCAGAAAGTGTGGAAAGTCCTTCAATAGGATTTCATCCATTATGcttcatcagagaattcacacttcAGAGAAACCCTACAAATGTGATAAATGTGAGAAGGTCTTCAGGCGGCCTTCAACCCTTATTCTACATCTGAGACTTCATGTTGGAAAGAAACTCTATAGATGCAATAAATGTGAGAAGATCTGTAACCGGCATTCATCCCTTATTCAACATCAAAAAGtgcatacaaagaaaaagaaactgtttgaatgtaaggaatgtgggaagatGTTTTCTGGAACTGCCAACCTTAAAATACATCAGAACGTTCATTCTGAAGAGAAACCTTTCAAATGTAATAAATGTAGTAAAGTTTTTGGTCGCCAGTCATTTCTTATtgaacatcagagaattcatactggagaaaaaccctatcAATGTGAggagtgtgggaaagccttcagtcatCGCATCTCTCTTACTCGACATAAGAGAATTCATAGTGAAGACAGACCCTATGAATGTGATcagtgtgggaaggccttcagtcAGAGTGCACACCTTGCCCAACATgaaagaattcacactggagagaaaccatataCGTGCAAAACATGTGGGAAGTCCTTTAGTCAACGCACATCCCTTATTCTGCATGAAAGAAGtcatactggagagaagccctatgaatgtaatgagtgtgggaaggcctttagcAGTGGCTCTGATCTTATTCGGCATCAGAGAAGTCATTCTtcagagaaaccctatgaatgtaggAAATGTGGGAAGGCATATAGTCGGAGCTCATCCTTGATTCGACATCAGAATTCACATTCTGAGGGAAAAGCCTGA